A region from the Musa acuminata AAA Group cultivar baxijiao chromosome BXJ1-10, Cavendish_Baxijiao_AAA, whole genome shotgun sequence genome encodes:
- the LOC135594758 gene encoding jacalin-related lectin 19-like, which yields MVKVGPWGGNGGNAWDMGQADHITKLRIYYGDNIVGLEITYILNGNSHTYKRGTTTGASKEIILEEDEYFTSISGYFHALSNYQRHAIVMLLTLDTNKGASISVGNKTGTSFALTLEEGSRILGFFGRAGTAIDAIGIHCSLPN from the exons ATGGTGAAGGTGGGGCCATGGGGTGGCAACGGAGGGAATGCGTGGGATATGGGACAAGCCGACCACATTACCAAACTTCGAATCTATTACGGAGATAACATTGTGGGGTTGGAGATTACCTACATTCTTAACGGTAATTCCCACACCTACAAACGTGGAACCACCACCGGCGCTTCCAAGGAG ATCATCCTTGAGGAGGACGAGTACTTCACTTCTATCTCCGGATATTTTCATGCATTATCCAATTATCAGCGACATGCAATTGTGATGTTGCTTACTCTTGATACTAACAAGGGTGCATCCATAAGTGTCGGTAACAAGACTGGCACTTCTTTCGCCCTTACTTTAGAAGAGGGGAGTAGGATTCTGGGCTTCTTTGGGCGAGCTGGTACAGCCATTGACGCTATTGGGATTCACTGCTCATTGCCTAACTAA